One genomic window of Undibacterium cyanobacteriorum includes the following:
- a CDS encoding M1 family metallopeptidase, whose product MKYCVAFLASLLLLGSAFGDDRYPRNKDIDVVRYRFLIEVNDQNDVIQGQSQVNMRFLARTKQFSLDLASKTTDGKGMEVLAVKQGDQMLKFEHAQDRLTIYPKDEINGGDSLTFQIEYRGQPAAGLFISKNKFGDRVFFADNWPNLGHQWLPTIDHPSDKAAVEFLVIAPAQYSVVANGLKMEESYIDPQRKLTHWKEDVPLAVKVMVIGVAKFAMQESARFNDVAISSWVFPQNRSEGFRDYAIAISPLSFFHQKIGPYPYKKLANVQSKTRFGGLENANTIFYFENSVTGKAEQEALVAHEIAHQWFGNSATEADWHHVWLSEGFATYFTNLYIENTYGHDRFLGRQVADREKIIRYSQKQWRPIVDTEIADPKNVLSPNTYEKGGWVLHMLRQELGDEVFWQGIRAYYAKFAGKNALSEDFASVMEQVSGKDLKAFFKQWLYQAGYPVLKGSWTYDAKTKEVVLELEQSNQDLFQFPLEVAIQQPDGKLQVQTVKIANFKESFRLKTDFVPKLVSLDPHVRLLFDGKLTAN is encoded by the coding sequence ATGAAATATTGTGTCGCATTTTTAGCGAGTTTGTTGTTACTTGGCAGCGCCTTCGGTGATGATCGATATCCAAGAAACAAAGACATTGATGTTGTGCGTTATCGGTTCTTGATTGAAGTGAACGATCAAAACGATGTGATACAAGGGCAAAGCCAGGTCAACATGCGGTTTTTGGCGCGGACTAAGCAATTCAGTCTCGATCTGGCCAGCAAGACTACCGACGGTAAAGGTATGGAAGTGTTGGCGGTTAAGCAAGGTGATCAAATGCTCAAGTTTGAACACGCCCAAGATCGTTTGACGATTTATCCGAAAGACGAGATCAATGGCGGTGATAGTCTGACTTTCCAGATTGAGTACCGTGGCCAGCCTGCAGCGGGTTTGTTCATCAGCAAGAATAAGTTTGGCGATCGTGTTTTCTTTGCTGATAACTGGCCCAATCTTGGTCATCAATGGTTACCTACGATCGATCACCCTAGTGATAAAGCCGCGGTTGAATTTCTGGTAATCGCCCCTGCGCAATATAGTGTGGTTGCGAATGGTTTAAAGATGGAAGAAAGTTATATCGATCCACAACGAAAACTCACGCATTGGAAAGAGGACGTGCCGCTCGCGGTAAAGGTGATGGTGATTGGCGTTGCTAAATTTGCGATGCAAGAGAGCGCACGTTTTAATGATGTGGCGATTTCGAGCTGGGTATTCCCGCAGAACCGTAGTGAGGGTTTTCGTGACTACGCGATTGCAATTAGTCCGCTCAGTTTCTTCCACCAAAAAATTGGTCCTTACCCCTATAAAAAGCTCGCGAACGTGCAATCGAAAACTCGTTTTGGCGGCTTGGAAAATGCCAATACGATTTTCTATTTTGAGAATTCTGTGACAGGTAAAGCCGAGCAGGAGGCTTTGGTAGCCCATGAAATCGCCCACCAATGGTTTGGTAATTCTGCGACAGAAGCGGATTGGCACCATGTGTGGTTGAGTGAAGGTTTTGCGACCTATTTCACGAATCTGTATATTGAAAATACTTATGGTCATGATCGTTTCTTAGGGCGACAGGTGGCAGACCGTGAAAAAATTATTCGCTATAGCCAAAAACAATGGCGCCCGATTGTTGATACTGAAATCGCCGATCCGAAAAATGTACTGAGCCCAAATACTTACGAAAAGGGCGGCTGGGTTCTGCACATGTTGCGACAAGAATTGGGCGATGAGGTCTTCTGGCAGGGCATACGTGCTTACTATGCCAAGTTCGCTGGCAAGAATGCGCTGAGCGAGGATTTTGCGAGCGTGATGGAGCAGGTTAGCGGGAAAGACTTGAAAGCCTTCTTCAAACAATGGTTGTATCAAGCAGGTTATCCGGTCCTGAAAGGCAGTTGGACCTACGATGCGAAGACTAAAGAAGTCGTGCTTGAACTCGAGCAGAGCAATCAGGACTTGTTTCAGTTCCCACTAGAAGTTGCGATTCAACAGCCCGACGGCAAACTTCAAGTACAGACGGTAAAGATTGCAAATTTTAAGGAAAGCTTCCGTTTGAAGACAGACTTTGTGCCGAAACTCGTGTCTCTCGATCCTCATGTACGCTTGCTGTTTGATGGGAAGTTAACAGCAAACTGA
- the maiA gene encoding maleylacetoacetate isomerase, which translates to MKLFSYFRSSASYRVRIALNLKGLAYEQSPVHLIKNGGEQLSDTYRKINPEALVPALIDGDEQQALSQSLAIMEYLDEQYSERPLLPANPHDRAWVRSLALAIACDIHPINNLRVLKYLSATLGASDEQKNVWYRHWCAVGLASLETRLANDARRGLFCFGDQPGFADCVLIPQIFNAQRFNCDMAPYPTLMAINERCLALPAFKDAHPSAQPDAE; encoded by the coding sequence ATGAAGTTGTTTTCTTACTTTAGAAGTTCCGCATCCTATCGTGTACGGATTGCTCTGAATCTCAAGGGGCTCGCATATGAGCAAAGCCCCGTACATTTGATCAAGAACGGCGGCGAACAGCTCTCTGATACCTATCGCAAAATTAACCCCGAGGCCTTGGTGCCAGCCTTGATCGATGGTGATGAGCAACAGGCGCTGAGCCAATCCTTGGCGATTATGGAGTATCTCGACGAGCAATATTCAGAAAGACCATTATTGCCAGCCAATCCACATGATCGCGCTTGGGTTCGTTCTTTGGCATTAGCCATCGCGTGCGATATCCATCCGATTAATAATTTGCGAGTTTTGAAATATCTGAGTGCTACTTTGGGTGCTTCTGATGAGCAAAAAAATGTGTGGTATCGCCATTGGTGTGCGGTTGGCCTAGCTTCTTTGGAAACGCGTTTGGCGAATGATGCGCGGCGTGGCTTGTTCTGTTTTGGTGATCAACCGGGCTTTGCTGATTGTGTGCTGATCCCGCAAATCTTCAATGCCCAACGTTTTAACTGTGATATGGCGCCGTATCCGACTCTGATGGCCATCAATGAGCGTTGTCTTGCTTTACCTGCCTTTAAGGATGCGCATCCATCGGCACAGCCTGACGCTGAGTAG
- a CDS encoding DUF349 domain-containing protein: MFDFLTKLFSSSSSQPDKALEVTEKNTLNAKSPSALSVSAKAELEQQRQAWRQKVDAAAHSEEVLLDLLFACDHADGRLYAAQYLQGRSALETVRARFKKNDQRLMKYVQGRLEQLKQKEALGKAIDDCISHGQLLLQASVILPNQLAQLDHMRTKLDTLGELAPEAQQKFDEMRRALDKRMDAQVALQRQLLSIVSRLQQGIGNESTIDRPTYEKLFAEFSEVRGSACAASLPRHPLTEAKRLLETYAQHLTVLENRILESSKILGSSDEMIDVLHVSGINALELHVDSGDQELQGTAAQDKTVDNAAIHADQRDINLDQADFNAALEGLEQALSEGRTQQAREFEKVLAVVDLQHAPAYVSKKQMQRLAAARKEFARLMSWARWSGVASREELVATAEGLAQLSLQPKELVDTVTALRSQWKQIEGAGGAGSRELWLRFDAACSAAYAPAASHFQEQSQLRKANAEQARALLTEFVSLAQDLMTETPDWRLVANSLSQMRQKWRAIGAMDRKEKEVLTGEFEACLQDLEQALQAQREVAEANRLELISVAKAIDASVRDAVEQVRKLQAQWQQNATAVPLERKREQELWTLFRAACDQIFEARKNQHREFEQERIKQLDAKHELCLEIERLVESKEADVRVLSEKMATFDKQWRSLGAVPRESEKQIEARYKTAIGVLQSQISQLEMQRYQQQANQMSQFLQACFDVENAVFNSDSSQPNSGNLIDECIAQFNATKDVHSKALRQRALALQKMRAQTSAVSNALSSETNLKDLVLKLELALELPSPVEEQARRREIQLSMLQQSLRQGRDAQSDQVMYEQLLATPCALSQQLQNRIHAILKVGLSRWPLKK; the protein is encoded by the coding sequence ATGTTTGATTTCCTCACTAAGTTGTTTTCAAGCTCGTCGAGCCAGCCAGATAAGGCGTTAGAAGTTACTGAAAAAAATACCCTTAATGCAAAATCGCCGTCTGCGCTTAGTGTATCGGCGAAGGCAGAGCTTGAACAGCAACGTCAAGCGTGGCGTCAAAAGGTCGATGCCGCAGCCCATAGTGAAGAGGTTTTATTGGACTTACTCTTTGCTTGTGATCATGCTGATGGACGTCTCTATGCGGCGCAGTATTTACAAGGGCGATCAGCGTTGGAGACGGTGAGGGCGCGTTTCAAGAAAAACGACCAACGCCTGATGAAATATGTTCAGGGACGTTTGGAGCAACTCAAACAAAAAGAGGCTTTAGGAAAAGCTATTGATGATTGCATTTCCCATGGACAGTTACTGCTGCAAGCAAGTGTGATTTTGCCAAACCAATTGGCGCAACTGGATCACATGCGTACCAAGCTTGACACTTTGGGTGAGCTTGCTCCTGAAGCACAACAAAAATTCGATGAGATGCGTCGAGCTTTGGATAAGCGAATGGACGCTCAAGTTGCACTACAACGCCAATTATTGAGCATCGTTAGTCGACTTCAACAAGGCATAGGGAATGAGTCCACCATCGATAGACCGACATACGAGAAACTATTTGCTGAATTTTCAGAAGTACGCGGTTCAGCCTGCGCCGCGTCTTTGCCGCGCCATCCGCTGACAGAAGCTAAACGTTTGTTAGAAACTTATGCTCAACATCTTACTGTCCTTGAAAATCGCATATTAGAATCGTCGAAGATATTGGGCTCAAGCGATGAAATGATCGATGTTTTGCATGTGTCTGGGATAAACGCTCTTGAACTGCACGTAGATTCTGGTGATCAGGAGTTGCAAGGTACTGCTGCGCAAGACAAGACTGTAGACAACGCAGCCATTCATGCAGATCAACGAGATATCAATCTCGATCAGGCAGATTTTAATGCTGCCTTAGAAGGTTTGGAGCAAGCATTGAGTGAGGGACGAACACAGCAGGCTCGCGAATTCGAAAAAGTATTGGCGGTTGTTGATCTTCAACATGCGCCCGCTTATGTCTCGAAGAAGCAAATGCAGCGTTTGGCAGCAGCGCGCAAGGAATTTGCCCGCTTGATGTCTTGGGCACGTTGGAGTGGGGTGGCATCGCGTGAAGAGTTAGTGGCGACTGCAGAAGGGCTTGCTCAGCTCAGTTTACAGCCGAAAGAATTGGTCGATACAGTCACTGCGTTACGCTCGCAATGGAAACAAATCGAAGGTGCTGGTGGCGCTGGGTCAAGAGAATTGTGGCTGCGATTCGATGCAGCATGCAGTGCAGCCTACGCACCAGCGGCTTCTCATTTCCAAGAACAATCGCAACTGAGAAAAGCGAACGCTGAACAAGCGCGTGCACTTCTGACTGAGTTTGTATCTTTAGCCCAAGATCTCATGACCGAGACGCCAGACTGGCGTTTGGTCGCGAATTCGCTTTCGCAAATGCGTCAAAAGTGGCGTGCTATTGGTGCCATGGATCGTAAAGAAAAAGAAGTCTTAACAGGTGAATTTGAGGCTTGTCTTCAAGACCTGGAACAAGCCCTGCAGGCACAACGCGAGGTGGCCGAGGCCAATCGATTGGAGTTGATTTCTGTAGCCAAGGCGATTGATGCCAGTGTCCGCGATGCGGTAGAACAGGTTCGAAAGTTACAAGCGCAGTGGCAGCAAAACGCAACTGCAGTCCCTTTGGAACGCAAACGAGAGCAAGAATTATGGACCTTATTTCGCGCGGCCTGTGATCAAATTTTCGAGGCGAGAAAAAATCAACATCGTGAGTTCGAGCAAGAGCGTATTAAGCAGCTCGATGCCAAACATGAGCTTTGTCTAGAAATAGAACGTTTGGTGGAAAGCAAGGAAGCAGATGTTCGAGTTTTGTCTGAAAAAATGGCCACGTTTGATAAACAGTGGCGTAGTCTTGGCGCTGTTCCGCGTGAGAGCGAAAAACAAATCGAGGCACGTTATAAAACAGCCATCGGGGTATTGCAGTCACAGATCAGTCAGCTTGAAATGCAAAGATATCAACAGCAGGCTAATCAGATGTCGCAGTTTTTGCAGGCTTGTTTTGATGTCGAAAACGCGGTTTTCAACTCTGATTCATCGCAGCCTAACTCCGGAAATCTGATAGACGAATGCATCGCTCAATTCAATGCGACGAAAGATGTTCACAGTAAAGCCTTGCGTCAACGCGCGTTGGCCTTGCAAAAAATGCGAGCGCAAACGAGCGCTGTTTCGAATGCTTTGAGCTCTGAGACGAATTTGAAAGATCTCGTCCTGAAGTTGGAGCTCGCCTTAGAACTGCCGAGCCCCGTTGAAGAACAGGCGCGACGCAGAGAAATTCAGTTGTCGATGCTGCAGCAAAGCTTACGCCAAGGTCGTGATGCGCAATCTGATCAAGTGATGTACGAACAGCTATTAGCGACTCCGTGTGCCTTGTCTCAGCAGTTACAAAATCGCATACATGCAATTTTGAAAGTGGGATTGTCACGTTGGCCTTTAAAGAAATAG